The following proteins come from a genomic window of Triticum aestivum cultivar Chinese Spring chromosome 6A, IWGSC CS RefSeq v2.1, whole genome shotgun sequence:
- the LOC123128894 gene encoding uncharacterized protein isoform X1 produces MAARSPPRPVLLLLLLALLCCHIALCSSAPPAAKPKPKLSGGRKELVSTDDDEPVKPPKTTAAAGVKKKVSSGAKNQTKVLKGTKPEESTSTTTKVTTKKATAKAESTTTKKPTAKAGGDAATTKKPATKAAGDAAKPKVPKLDKAAATAKPKSADSAKSSKAGAAKPVKSEGGAPKAKKPSNSTADSAKSSKKAKAVVADGKVKANSTVSSEEAAGVEEDVVFAEEAEGTEDLMSEFRGLPARLHQTLMPDLARLSYTSKAYLSAANAGIAGGVRPVLGGRWGVAAASAASVALLLLPLCMLTALVRRMGPYLPLLHRALLLSQAYLAIYFGTLALAAAATGLEPLRFFHAASPAAYAWTQAAQSLGFMGYLVLQMVDLVAVFSGAASPEEEEGGADATKALGLAQMVVGLAVGLHYYAAVFHRAAAGEAPRANWRVYAVYAACFVIICACARAEKRKKAYLAGAEEWKKS; encoded by the coding sequence ATGGCAGCTCGGTCGCCGCCGAGGCCGgtgctgctgctcctgctcctcgcCCTCCTCTGCTGCCACATTGCGCTCTGCTCCTCCGCTCCGCCGGCCGCCAAGCCCAAGCCCAAGCTCTCCGGCGGCCGCAAGGAGCTCGTCTCCACCGATGACGACGAGCCGGTCAAGCCGCCCAAGACCACCGCTGCTGCCGGCGTCAAGAAGAAGGTCTCCTCTGGCGCCAAGAATCAGACCAAGGTTCTGAAAGGCACGAAACCGGAGGAGTCCACCTCGACGACGACCAAGGTCACCACCAAGAAGGCGACCGCTAAAGCGGAGTCGACCACGACCAAGAAGCCGACCGCTAAAGCGGGCGGCGATGCGGCCACGACCAAGAAGCCGGCCACTAAAGCGGCCGGCGATGCGGCCAAGCCCAAGGTCCCGAAGCTGGACAAGGCGGCGGCCACCGCCAAGCCCAAGAGCGCCGATTCCGCCAAGTCCTCCAAGGCGGGCGCTGCCAAGCCGGTGAAATCTGAGGGGGGCGCTCCCAAGGCCAAGAAGCCGTCCAATTCGACGGCGGATTCGGCCAAGTCGAGCAAGAAAGCGAAGGCCGTCGTCGCCGACGGGAAGGTGAAGGCGAATTCGACCGTGAGcagcgaggaggcggcgggggtggAGGAGGACGTGGTCTTCGCGGAGGAGGCGGAGGGGACGGAGGACCTCATGTCCGAGTTCCGGGGCCTCCCGGCGCGGCTGCATCAGACGCTCATGCCGGACCTGGCGCGGCTGTCGTACACGTCCAAGGCGTACCTGTCGGCCGCCAATGCGGGGATCGCCGGCGGCGTGCGGCCGGTCCTGGGGGGGCGGTGGGGGGTGGCGGCGGCCTCCGCGGCGTCGGTGGCCCTGCTGCTGCTGCCCCTCTGCATGCTCACCGCGCTGGTGCGGCGCATGGGCCCGTACCTGCCGCTCCTCCACCGCGCGCTGCTGCTCTCGCAGGCCTACCTCGCCATCTACTTCGGCACGctcgcgctcgccgccgccgccacggggcTGGAGCCGCTCCGCTTCTTCCACGCCGCCTCGCCCGCGGCCTACGCCTGGACGCAGGCCGCGCAGTCGCTCGGCTTCATGGGCTACCTCGTGCTCCAGATGGTGGACCTCGTCGCCGTCTTCTCCGGGGCCgcctcgccggaggaggaggagggcggcgcggaCGCCACCAAGGCGCTCGGCCTGGCGCAGATGGTGGTGGGGCTCGCCGTCGGCCTCCACTACTACGCCGCGGTGTTCCACCGCGCGGCCGCCGGCGAGGCCCCGCGCGCGAACTGGCGCGTGTACGCCGTCTACGCCGCCTGCTTCGTCATCATCTGCGCGTGCGCGCGAGcggagaagaggaagaaggccTACCTCGCCGGCGCCGAGGAGTGGAAGAAGAGCTGA
- the LOC123128894 gene encoding uncharacterized protein isoform X2, with protein MAARSPPRPVLLLLLLALLCCHIALCSSAPPAAKPKPKLSGGRKELVSTDDDEPVKPPKTTAAAGVKKKVSSGAKNQTKVLKGTKPEESTSTTTKVTTKKATAKAESTTTKKPTAKAGGDAATTKKPATKAAGDAAKPKSADSAKSSKAGAAKPVKSEGGAPKAKKPSNSTADSAKSSKKAKAVVADGKVKANSTVSSEEAAGVEEDVVFAEEAEGTEDLMSEFRGLPARLHQTLMPDLARLSYTSKAYLSAANAGIAGGVRPVLGGRWGVAAASAASVALLLLPLCMLTALVRRMGPYLPLLHRALLLSQAYLAIYFGTLALAAAATGLEPLRFFHAASPAAYAWTQAAQSLGFMGYLVLQMVDLVAVFSGAASPEEEEGGADATKALGLAQMVVGLAVGLHYYAAVFHRAAAGEAPRANWRVYAVYAACFVIICACARAEKRKKAYLAGAEEWKKS; from the exons ATGGCAGCTCGGTCGCCGCCGAGGCCGgtgctgctgctcctgctcctcgcCCTCCTCTGCTGCCACATTGCGCTCTGCTCCTCCGCTCCGCCGGCCGCCAAGCCCAAGCCCAAGCTCTCCGGCGGCCGCAAGGAGCTCGTCTCCACCGATGACGACGAGCCGGTCAAGCCGCCCAAGACCACCGCTGCTGCCGGCGTCAAGAAGAAGGTCTCCTCTGGCGCCAAGAATCAGACCAAGGTTCTGAAAGGCACGAAACCGGAGGAGTCCACCTCGACGACGACCAAGGTCACCACCAAGAAGGCGACCGCTAAAGCGGAGTCGACCACGACCAAGAAGCCGACCGCTAAAGCGGGCGGCGATGCGGCCACGACCAAGAAGCCGGCCACTAAAGCGGCCGGCGATGCGGCCAAGCCCAAG AGCGCCGATTCCGCCAAGTCCTCCAAGGCGGGCGCTGCCAAGCCGGTGAAATCTGAGGGGGGCGCTCCCAAGGCCAAGAAGCCGTCCAATTCGACGGCGGATTCGGCCAAGTCGAGCAAGAAAGCGAAGGCCGTCGTCGCCGACGGGAAGGTGAAGGCGAATTCGACCGTGAGcagcgaggaggcggcgggggtggAGGAGGACGTGGTCTTCGCGGAGGAGGCGGAGGGGACGGAGGACCTCATGTCCGAGTTCCGGGGCCTCCCGGCGCGGCTGCATCAGACGCTCATGCCGGACCTGGCGCGGCTGTCGTACACGTCCAAGGCGTACCTGTCGGCCGCCAATGCGGGGATCGCCGGCGGCGTGCGGCCGGTCCTGGGGGGGCGGTGGGGGGTGGCGGCGGCCTCCGCGGCGTCGGTGGCCCTGCTGCTGCTGCCCCTCTGCATGCTCACCGCGCTGGTGCGGCGCATGGGCCCGTACCTGCCGCTCCTCCACCGCGCGCTGCTGCTCTCGCAGGCCTACCTCGCCATCTACTTCGGCACGctcgcgctcgccgccgccgccacggggcTGGAGCCGCTCCGCTTCTTCCACGCCGCCTCGCCCGCGGCCTACGCCTGGACGCAGGCCGCGCAGTCGCTCGGCTTCATGGGCTACCTCGTGCTCCAGATGGTGGACCTCGTCGCCGTCTTCTCCGGGGCCgcctcgccggaggaggaggagggcggcgcggaCGCCACCAAGGCGCTCGGCCTGGCGCAGATGGTGGTGGGGCTCGCCGTCGGCCTCCACTACTACGCCGCGGTGTTCCACCGCGCGGCCGCCGGCGAGGCCCCGCGCGCGAACTGGCGCGTGTACGCCGTCTACGCCGCCTGCTTCGTCATCATCTGCGCGTGCGCGCGAGcggagaagaggaagaaggccTACCTCGCCGGCGCCGAGGAGTGGAAGAAGAGCTGA